A single genomic interval of Zunongwangia sp. HGR-M22 harbors:
- a CDS encoding HTTM domain-containing protein encodes MWNKWLFKQIDNSGLIFFRIAFGLLIALEAFGGIFTGWVRRTLVEPDFTFNFIGFEFLQPLPGDLMYYYYGLMGVFGLLVMIGFKYRFSMACYTVMWASVYLMQKSSYNNHYYLLMLLCFIMVFLPAHRALSYDAWKNKAIRSLSMPRWVWLFIVLQLFIVYTFASIAKLYPDWLDATVPAMLMHGKRNFWLVGEFLQRDWIKWVIAYFGLIFDLLIVPMLLWKRTRLPFFILAIFFHLFNSFIFHIGIFPYLSLAFCVFFFPTEKVNKYLLRNKKAHYNGDEVIVPQQNALLKLAIIVWFVVQISLPLRHWFIKDNVLWTEEGHRLSWRMMLRTKSGRTTFKVVEKGTTDTVFVKKQDYLSRKQLGAINSKPDMIWQFSQRLKDEYAAQGKDVQVFVNARVSVNGRSYERLIDPKVDIANEEWNHFGHHDWILPSNLDK; translated from the coding sequence ATGTGGAATAAATGGCTTTTTAAGCAGATAGATAATTCTGGATTAATATTTTTTAGAATAGCATTTGGATTATTAATTGCGCTTGAGGCTTTTGGAGGAATTTTTACTGGTTGGGTGCGACGCACATTAGTAGAACCAGATTTTACCTTCAATTTTATAGGTTTCGAATTTTTGCAGCCATTGCCGGGAGATCTTATGTATTACTATTATGGCCTAATGGGTGTTTTTGGCCTTTTGGTGATGATTGGTTTTAAATATCGATTTTCGATGGCCTGCTATACAGTTATGTGGGCGTCGGTTTATTTAATGCAAAAGTCGTCTTACAACAATCACTATTATCTTTTAATGTTGCTATGCTTTATCATGGTGTTTTTACCGGCGCATAGAGCATTATCTTACGACGCCTGGAAAAATAAGGCCATTCGATCACTATCGATGCCAAGATGGGTTTGGCTTTTTATCGTTTTGCAATTATTTATTGTCTACACCTTTGCATCAATTGCTAAATTATATCCAGATTGGTTGGATGCCACAGTGCCAGCGATGTTAATGCACGGAAAAAGAAACTTCTGGTTAGTAGGCGAATTTCTTCAGCGAGATTGGATAAAATGGGTTATTGCTTATTTCGGTTTAATTTTCGACTTATTAATAGTGCCGATGTTATTATGGAAGCGGACTAGACTTCCGTTTTTTATACTAGCGATATTCTTTCATTTATTCAATAGCTTTATATTTCATATTGGGATATTTCCGTATTTATCTTTAGCATTTTGTGTATTCTTTTTTCCAACAGAGAAAGTGAACAAATATTTACTTCGGAATAAAAAAGCGCATTATAACGGTGATGAGGTAATCGTTCCGCAGCAAAACGCATTGTTGAAATTGGCCATAATCGTATGGTTTGTAGTGCAAATTTCTTTACCGCTGCGCCACTGGTTTATTAAGGATAATGTTTTGTGGACAGAAGAGGGGCATCGTCTTAGCTGGCGTATGATGCTTAGAACAAAAAGCGGAAGAACCACTTTTAAAGTTGTAGAGAAAGGTACTACAGATACGGTATTCGTTAAAAAACAAGACTATCTTTCTAGAAAACAGCTCGGTGCGATCAACTCGAAGCCCGATATGATCTGGCAATTTTCTCAGCGCTTAAAAGATGAATACGCGGCGCAGGGCAAAGACGTACAGGTGTTTGTGAATGCACGAGTTTCGGTAAATGGGCGATCTTACGAAAGATTGATCGATCCCAAAGTGGATATCGCTAATGAAGAGTGGAATCATTTTGGGCATCACGATTGGATTTTGCCTTCCAATTTAGATAAATAA
- the serS gene encoding serine--tRNA ligase: protein MLQVNNIKEHKDAYIKALKKRNFDAESIFDEVLSLDETRRSTQTKLDDTLAESNKLSKQIGLMFKNGEHQKANLLKEKTGKLKEDSKKYSELLANTIAELEKLLYTVPNIPTESVPAGNSEEDNEEIYKEGDIPVLAEGSLPHWELAKKYDIIDFELGNKVTGAGFPIYKGKGARLQRALVSYFLDKAVDAGYSEYQLPLMVNEASGYGTGQLPDKEGQMYHITEDDLYMIPTAEVPITNMYRDNLLTDKDFPIACTGYTPCFRREAGSYGAHVRGLNRLHQFDKVELVRIEKPENSYEALDGMVDHIKNLLKDLQLPYRILRLCGGDLGFTSALTYDFEVFSTAQDRWLEISSVSNFETFQANRLKLRYKNKEGKKELVHTLNGSALALPRVLAGILENYQTENGIKIPEVLVPYTGFDMID from the coding sequence ATGTTACAAGTTAACAACATCAAAGAGCATAAAGATGCGTATATCAAAGCGCTTAAAAAAAGAAATTTTGATGCTGAATCTATTTTTGATGAGGTATTGAGTTTAGACGAAACACGTCGATCCACTCAAACCAAACTTGATGATACTTTGGCCGAATCTAATAAGCTTTCTAAGCAAATAGGTTTGATGTTTAAAAATGGAGAACATCAAAAAGCTAATCTCCTTAAAGAGAAAACAGGAAAACTTAAAGAAGATTCTAAAAAATACTCAGAGCTTTTAGCAAATACTATTGCCGAGCTCGAAAAGTTGCTTTATACAGTACCAAATATTCCAACAGAATCTGTTCCTGCAGGAAATTCAGAAGAGGATAACGAAGAAATTTATAAAGAAGGTGATATTCCTGTTTTAGCTGAAGGTTCTTTGCCACACTGGGAACTTGCAAAGAAATATGATATTATCGATTTTGAGCTTGGGAATAAAGTGACGGGTGCAGGATTTCCTATTTACAAAGGAAAAGGGGCAAGATTGCAACGCGCGTTGGTTTCTTACTTTTTAGATAAAGCGGTAGATGCCGGATATTCAGAATATCAATTGCCTTTAATGGTGAATGAAGCTTCTGGTTATGGTACCGGGCAATTGCCAGATAAAGAAGGGCAAATGTATCATATAACAGAAGATGATCTTTATATGATCCCAACTGCCGAGGTGCCAATTACCAACATGTACCGCGATAATTTATTAACCGACAAAGATTTTCCAATCGCCTGTACAGGTTATACGCCTTGTTTTAGAAGAGAAGCAGGATCTTATGGCGCTCATGTTCGTGGTTTAAATCGTTTACATCAATTTGATAAAGTAGAATTGGTTAGAATCGAAAAACCAGAGAATTCTTATGAAGCTTTAGACGGAATGGTAGATCACATTAAAAACCTGCTTAAAGATCTACAATTGCCATACCGTATTTTGAGACTTTGCGGTGGTGATTTAGGATTTACTTCAGCTTTAACTTACGATTTCGAAGTATTTTCTACCGCGCAGGATCGTTGGTTAGAAATTAGTTCAGTTTCAAATTTTGAGACTTTTCAGGCCAATCGTTTAAAACTTCGATATAAAAATAAAGAAGGTAAAAAAGAACTGGTGCATACGCTTAACGGAAGTGCTTTGGCCTTGCCAAGAGTTTTAGCCGGAATCTTAGAGAATTACCAAACAGAAAACGGGATTAAAATTCCGGAAGTACTTGTGCCTTACACAGGTTTCGACATGATCGATTAA
- a CDS encoding tetratricopeptide repeat protein, whose protein sequence is MRFFILILSIFLFSSEINGQSLQLAQNFFDKGEYEKALSYYKKTLKVAGDNPQAYFGVISSLQQLERFDEAETLLRNRLENSPQNSGILIDIGHNFALQKAEAKAEEYYQKALEALAENPRQAFGIGMSFEKYSLLDFAAKAYQKANELMPNAGLELKLTRIYGEQGKLQEMFESYLNLVIKDEKYFPYANRELGNFITEDATAEPNVLLRNSLLKRLQADPNPFYNQILSWLYVQQKEYIKALIQEKAIYKRAAVSNLNPIVDLVYTAKRDDDLESAKTITNYLIEEAPQSFKLRVQQLKLSLDVETATSANYDEIEENFRSVIEEHKGSVETIPLQIDFGRFLAFKAEKVAEAESLLKSLLAKAINNYDKSRIKMAIADVLVLQQKFNEALITYTQVQKMLKNDQLAQDAQFKVAKTSYYKGDFEWAQTQLDVLKKSTSQLIANDAMELSLLIKDNSLEDSTQVALKKYAHADLLSYQEKNEQAITKLTELLVAHKGEKIEDEALFKQAQLYELEGLYLLAEENYLSILSNYGDDLLADNAAWNLAELYNNQLNLPEKAQQYYEQILFNFEDSIYFIEARKKYRSLRGDSIE, encoded by the coding sequence ATGCGCTTTTTCATTTTAATATTATCTATATTTCTTTTTTCTTCAGAAATCAATGGGCAGTCGTTACAACTGGCTCAAAATTTCTTTGATAAAGGCGAATACGAGAAAGCACTTTCCTATTACAAAAAAACATTAAAAGTTGCCGGCGATAACCCGCAAGCTTATTTTGGAGTAATAAGCTCGTTACAACAACTGGAACGTTTTGATGAAGCTGAAACCCTACTGAGAAATCGTTTGGAAAATTCGCCACAAAATAGCGGTATTTTGATTGATATCGGTCACAATTTTGCGTTGCAAAAAGCCGAAGCAAAAGCTGAAGAATATTATCAAAAAGCGCTGGAAGCTTTAGCGGAAAATCCTCGTCAGGCCTTCGGGATTGGGATGAGTTTTGAAAAGTACAGTTTACTGGATTTTGCAGCAAAAGCCTACCAAAAAGCAAATGAGTTAATGCCAAATGCCGGTTTAGAATTAAAACTTACAAGAATTTACGGAGAGCAAGGAAAACTGCAAGAAATGTTCGAAAGTTATCTAAATTTGGTGATTAAGGATGAAAAATATTTTCCTTATGCCAATCGCGAATTGGGTAATTTTATAACCGAAGACGCAACAGCTGAACCTAATGTGTTGCTAAGAAATTCATTGCTTAAGCGGCTGCAAGCCGATCCAAATCCTTTTTACAACCAAATACTTAGCTGGTTGTATGTTCAGCAAAAAGAATATATCAAAGCATTAATCCAGGAGAAAGCTATTTATAAGCGAGCAGCGGTGTCAAATTTAAATCCTATAGTAGATTTGGTGTATACGGCAAAAAGAGACGATGATCTAGAATCGGCAAAAACAATAACAAATTATCTTATAGAAGAAGCTCCACAGTCTTTCAAACTTCGAGTGCAACAACTAAAATTAAGTTTAGATGTAGAAACAGCAACTTCTGCAAATTATGATGAAATAGAAGAAAACTTCCGTAGTGTTATTGAAGAACATAAAGGTTCTGTCGAGACCATCCCGCTACAAATTGATTTTGGTCGATTTTTAGCCTTTAAAGCTGAAAAAGTTGCAGAGGCCGAAAGTTTGCTAAAAAGCCTGCTTGCTAAAGCAATAAACAACTATGATAAGTCACGCATTAAAATGGCGATTGCAGATGTGTTGGTTCTTCAGCAAAAATTCAACGAAGCGCTAATTACGTATACTCAGGTTCAAAAAATGCTTAAAAACGATCAGCTTGCCCAGGATGCTCAATTTAAAGTAGCAAAAACAAGTTATTATAAAGGCGATTTTGAATGGGCGCAAACACAGTTGGATGTTTTAAAAAAATCGACTTCTCAGTTAATCGCTAACGATGCGATGGAGCTAAGTTTACTTATAAAAGATAATAGTTTAGAAGATTCTACCCAGGTAGCTTTAAAGAAATATGCGCATGCAGATTTACTTTCTTATCAGGAGAAAAATGAGCAAGCAATAACTAAATTAACTGAGCTTTTGGTAGCGCATAAAGGGGAGAAGATTGAAGACGAAGCATTATTTAAACAAGCTCAGCTTTACGAATTGGAAGGTTTATATCTTTTAGCTGAAGAAAATTACTTGTCGATATTGTCGAATTACGGAGACGATTTATTAGCAGATAATGCAGCCTGGAATTTAGCTGAACTTTATAATAATCAACTAAATTTACCAGAAAAGGCGCAACAATATTATGAGCAAATTTTGTTTAATTTTGAGGATAGTATTTACTTTATAGAAGCGCGTAAAAAATATAGGTCACTAAGAGGAGATTCCATCGAATGA
- a CDS encoding DUF4286 family protein — protein MVIYNVTTNVQEDVHQDWLQWMKSEYIPAMLATGKFKKALMTKVLAKEPMGGITYSVQYTAENMAYLKTFYVEDHANMVAKTKPFKGKFVEFSTELQVEDEQ, from the coding sequence ATGGTTATTTATAATGTGACTACAAACGTTCAGGAAGATGTGCATCAAGATTGGTTGCAATGGATGAAATCTGAGTACATTCCTGCCATGCTAGCAACAGGTAAATTTAAAAAAGCATTAATGACGAAAGTCCTTGCGAAAGAACCTATGGGAGGAATTACCTATTCAGTACAATACACAGCAGAGAACATGGCTTACCTTAAAACATTTTACGTAGAAGATCACGCAAATATGGTTGCCAAAACAAAGCCGTTTAAAGGGAAATTTGTAGAGTTCTCAACCGAACTTCAAGTTGAAGACGAGCAATAA
- the rsmA gene encoding 16S rRNA (adenine(1518)-N(6)/adenine(1519)-N(6))-dimethyltransferase RsmA: MSKKKFRKNFKSPARPEDLSGQVRAKKHLGQHFLNDESIAEKIADTLALSGYKYVLEIGPGMGVLTKFLLKKDTEVHVVEIDTESVEYLNANYLQLHGRIHEQDFLKYDFTQVFGEEPFAITGNFPYNISTQIVFKMLAMRDQIPEFSGMFQKEVAKRICEKEGSKAYGILSVLTQAFYEAEYLFTVPPTVFNPPPKVDSGVLRLTRKEDYDLPCNEALFFRVVKMAFQQRRKTLRNSLKSLNLPDSLREDAIFGKRPEQLSTQDFISLTLNIEPYALSN, encoded by the coding sequence ATGAGTAAAAAGAAATTTAGAAAGAACTTTAAATCACCAGCCAGACCAGAAGATCTAAGTGGGCAGGTAAGAGCAAAAAAACATTTAGGACAACATTTTCTAAATGACGAAAGTATTGCTGAAAAAATTGCTGATACTTTAGCGCTTTCCGGTTATAAATATGTTTTGGAAATTGGCCCTGGGATGGGAGTATTAACTAAATTTCTATTGAAGAAAGATACCGAAGTTCATGTTGTAGAGATTGATACAGAAAGTGTAGAATATCTAAATGCAAATTATTTACAACTGCATGGCAGAATCCACGAACAGGATTTTTTAAAATACGATTTCACTCAGGTTTTTGGAGAAGAGCCTTTCGCAATTACCGGAAATTTCCCTTATAATATTTCTACGCAAATTGTATTTAAAATGCTAGCCATGCGAGATCAGATTCCTGAATTTTCTGGGATGTTTCAAAAAGAGGTAGCAAAACGAATTTGTGAGAAAGAAGGAAGTAAAGCATACGGTATTCTTTCAGTATTAACTCAGGCATTTTACGAAGCTGAATATTTATTTACCGTACCTCCAACGGTTTTTAATCCACCGCCAAAAGTAGATAGTGGTGTATTGCGACTAACGCGTAAAGAAGATTACGATTTGCCCTGTAATGAAGCCCTTTTTTTTAGAGTGGTAAAGATGGCATTTCAGCAACGACGTAAAACCTTAAGAAATAGTTTAAAAAGTCTTAATTTGCCCGATAGTTTAAGGGAAGATGCTATCTTTGGCAAGCGACCTGAGCAGCTCAGTACACAAGATTTTATTTCACTTACCTTAAATATCGAGCCATATGCACTTTCAAATTAG
- the mgtE gene encoding magnesium transporter: protein MHFQISDQLIQKIQFLIETKNDEELLLHLEDVHHADIAEIITELSLDEATYVVKLLDSEKTSEALMELEEGVRERILDKLSAREIADELVEMDTDDAADIMNELSPELQKQVISEIQDEQHAEDIVELLRYPEDSAGGLMAKELVRVKENWSVTGCMTEMRAQAENVTRVHSIYVVDHKNHLKGRLSLKDLLTAPSNANIRDIYIPNVDYVNVHTEGEEVARIMQKYDLEAIPVIDEMRRLVGRITIDDIVDFIKEEAERDYQMAAGISEGVEADDNIFKQTRARLPWLLIGMFGGLGAAGIISGFQDTMSVFPKLLLFVPLIQATAGNVGVQSSAIVVQGLANGSLKGNIIAKRLVKEISLALLNGLCIALIVFGISHFGFGTSFKESISVGIALIAVILLAAMIGTIIPIILDKNKIDPAVATGPFITTSNDVFGILTYFLIAKAILGF, encoded by the coding sequence ATGCACTTTCAAATTAGCGACCAGCTGATTCAAAAAATTCAATTCCTCATCGAAACAAAAAACGATGAAGAATTGTTATTGCATTTAGAAGATGTTCACCATGCCGATATTGCTGAAATTATTACTGAACTTAGCCTGGACGAGGCTACCTATGTAGTTAAACTTTTAGATAGCGAAAAAACTTCTGAAGCTTTAATGGAGCTTGAAGAAGGGGTAAGAGAACGTATTCTCGACAAACTTTCTGCCAGAGAAATTGCAGATGAGTTGGTGGAGATGGATACCGATGATGCTGCCGATATCATGAACGAGCTTTCACCAGAGCTTCAAAAGCAGGTGATTTCTGAAATTCAGGATGAGCAACATGCCGAAGATATTGTAGAGCTTTTACGATATCCCGAAGATTCTGCGGGTGGTTTAATGGCCAAAGAACTTGTGCGTGTTAAAGAAAACTGGAGTGTTACTGGCTGTATGACCGAGATGAGAGCGCAAGCTGAAAACGTGACCAGAGTACATTCAATTTATGTAGTAGATCACAAGAATCATCTTAAGGGTAGATTGTCTCTTAAAGATCTGCTAACCGCGCCTAGCAACGCTAATATTCGTGATATTTATATACCTAATGTAGATTATGTAAATGTGCATACAGAAGGTGAAGAAGTCGCCAGAATAATGCAGAAATACGATTTAGAAGCTATTCCTGTTATAGATGAAATGCGAAGATTGGTTGGGCGAATTACTATCGATGATATTGTAGATTTTATTAAAGAAGAAGCCGAGCGTGACTATCAAATGGCTGCCGGTATTTCTGAAGGTGTAGAGGCAGATGATAATATTTTTAAGCAAACAAGAGCACGTCTACCATGGTTATTAATCGGGATGTTTGGAGGATTAGGAGCCGCCGGGATTATTAGCGGATTTCAGGATACCATGTCTGTTTTTCCTAAATTGTTATTGTTTGTGCCATTAATCCAGGCAACTGCCGGGAACGTTGGTGTACAATCTAGTGCTATCGTAGTGCAGGGATTAGCCAATGGTAGTTTAAAAGGAAATATAATTGCTAAACGCTTGGTTAAAGAAATTTCATTGGCCTTGTTAAATGGTCTTTGTATCGCTTTAATTGTTTTTGGTATAAGTCATTTTGGATTTGGTACAAGTTTTAAAGAATCTATAAGCGTTGGTATCGCATTAATTGCGGTTATACTTCTTGCTGCTATGATTGGCACAATTATTCCAATAATTTTAGATAAAAACAAAATTGATCCCGCTGTAGCTACCGGGCCATTTATTACGACCAGTAATGATGTTTTTGGTATTCTTACCTATTTTTTAATCGCGAAAGCCATTCTTGGTTTTTAA